In Fusarium fujikuroi IMI 58289 draft genome, chromosome FFUJ_chr08, one genomic interval encodes:
- a CDS encoding probable phenylacetyl-CoA ligase — translation MRPVQPPKDCSIEEFLLEEKYGRHPIQASLNPFTCGITSKTRTTIEVKQLVSDLAQGLGENLGWHTAPNDQLERVRGGQVNLTYIEIDTVPLAWAIHRLSGIATPASSLSSATELSSQLALSKAKAIFTSPALLQTALKATRATKIPDSHVFIIEPTETTPRTAPSGPFKSVQDLVNLGRTLPLVVQSRWQDSRHVKEQLAFLAFSSGTSGSPVPTIMVNILSNVDTVAKYDLSSSVEIFIGAAPLGPEILVKTRKLFPYWKILQGYGLTEAGAVVSLTRRDDIWLGSSGVPLDEIECRLLSEDGQDLKDLSHPGELVIRSPALASGYFCNEEATQETFQNGWLRTGDLALLKRSPKGNLHLFIVDRIKDLIKVKGMQVSPTELEAHLLLHPGVAEAAVVGIDDPVSGEIPKAFIVPATGGQALSSQDLSSSIKTHVEEHKAKYKWLQGGIEFFQALPKTPSGKITRRALRDAARRTAQAEKTSSRL, via the exons ATGCGACCTGTTCAGCCCCCCAAGGACTGCTCCATAGAGGAGTTCCTCCTCGAGGAAAAGTATGGGAGACACCCCATTCAGGCGTCACTCAATCCTTTCACTTGCGGCATTACATCAAAGACCCGGACGACAATCGAAGTCAAGCAGTTGGTGTCAGATCTCGCGCAAGGCCTTGGCGAGAACCTCGGATGGCATACAGCCCCGAATGATCAATTGGAGAGGGTG AGAGGGGGGCAAGTAAATCTGACATATATCGAGATTGATACGGTGCCGCTTGCTTGGGCGATTCATCGTTTATCCGGAATCGCGACCCCAGCCAGTAGCCTTTCATCTGCGACAGAGTTGTCTTCGCAGCTTGCCTTATCAAAGGCGAAGGCCATCTTCACCTCCCCAGCTCTTCTCCAGACGGCACTCAAGGCTACTCGGGCCACAAAGATTCCCGACAGCCATGTATTTATCATCGAACCGACAGAAACGACGCCAAGGACCGCCCCCTCAGGCCCCTTCAAATCTGTTCAGGACTTAGTAAATCTGGGGAGGACTCTGCCCCTTGTGGTCCAGTCGAGATGGCAAGATTCCCGTCACGTCAAGGAGCAGCTAGCGTTCTTAGCCTTCTCCAGTGGGACATCTGGCTCACCT GTTCCTACCATCATGGTGAACATACTTTCTAACGTGGACACAGTGGCCAAATATGACCTGAGTAGTTCAGTGGAGATTTTTATCGGTGCTGCTCCTCTCGGCCCAGAAATCCTCGTCAAGACGAGAAAGTTGTTCCCCTACTGGAAGATTCTCCAGGGCTATG GGCTGACCGAAGCTGGGGCAGTGGTAAGCCTTACGCGCAGAGACGACATTTGGCTAGGCTCCTCGGGCGTACCATTGGACGAAATTGAATGCCGCTTGCTGTCCGAAGACGGCCAGGACCTCAAGGATCTGAGCCATCCTGGAGAGCTTGTTATCAGATCGCCGGCCCTTGCCAGTGGCTATTTCTGCAATGAGGAGGCTACCCAAGAGACATTCCAGAATGGGTGGCTACGCACTGGAGATCTCGCACTCCTCAAAAGAAGCCCCAAGGGGAATCTACATTTATTCATTGTAGATCGGATCAAGGACCTCATCAAAGTAAAG GGGATGCAGGTATCGCCCACAGAGCTCGAAgcgcatcttcttctccaccCTGGAGTTGCAGAAGCAGCTGTCGTAGGCATCGACGACCCAGTTTCCGGTGAGATCCCCAAGGCTTTTATTGTGCCAGCGACAGGCGGACAGGCGCTGTCCAGCCAAGACCTGTCGTCCTCGATCAAGACGCACGTTGAGGAGCACAAGGCAAAGTACAAATGGTTACAAGGTGGCATTGAGTTTTTTCAGGCCTTGCCGAAAACGCCCAGCGGTAAGATCACTCGCCGAGCCCTACGTGATGCCGCAAGACGGACAGCCCAGGCCGAGAAGACAAGCTCCCGTCTGTAG
- a CDS encoding related to short-chain alcohol dehydrogenase: protein MSLQAYKPGIIDCTTEVDLSSIRGKSVVITGGAKGMGEDGVRAFVSAGAYVTFGDTDAENGEKLEKELGSNAKFITCDVTSWEDQLAMFRSAIANSPRKCVDIVVANAGISGPDPAFTVEDSEEPTKPELKILAIDLIGVIYTLKLARHYFSKNPLNDESHDRCFIVNASLVGFLDVPGILQYMASKWGCRALMRCVRRTTVVDGVRMNLTGPWYVGTTILSPTVQEYCKSKNIVFAESRDAAAAWLKIASDSSINGRSFAIVPRDMAPKGYFDIGKDDYSEGETLDELQDVLLRTSHRLQVKAEDQ from the exons ATGTCTCTTCAAGCTTACAAACCCGGAATAATTGACTGCACCACGGAAGTTGATCTTTCCAGCATTCGTGGCAAGAGTGTAGTTATAACTGGAG GTGCGAAAGGTATGGGCGAGGATGGAGTCCGGGCATTTGTCTCTGCTGG CGCTTATGTGACGTTCGGCGATACTGATGCCGAAAATGGAGAGAAACTCGAAAAGGAGCTCGGCTC caATGCAAAGTTCATCACATGCGATGTAACCTCCTGGGAGGACCAGCTAGCCATGTTCCGTAGTGCTATAGCCAACTCGCCCAGGAAGTGTGTCGATATCGTGGTCGCCAATGCGGGTATCAGCGGTCCCGACCCAGCTTTCACCGTTGAAG ATTCCGAAGAGCCAACCAAGCCTGAGCTCAAGATCCTTGCCATCGATCTGATCGGTGTCATCTACACACTGAAGCTGGCACGCCACTATTTCTCCAAGAACCCTCTCAATGACGAGAGCCACGACAGATGCTTCATTGTAAACGCCAGTCTGGTTGGCTTCTTGGATGTGCCAGGCATTCTGCAGTATATGGCGTCGAAGTGGGGATGCCGAGCGCTCATGAGATGCGTGCGTCGAACCACAGTCGTTGACGGAGTCAGGATGAACTTGACAGGACCATG GTACGTTGGAACTACCATACTGAGCCCAACGGTTCAAGAGTACTGCAAGAGTAAGAACATTGTCTTTGCTGAATCAAGGGATGCTGCCGCGGCATGGCTCAAGATTGCCTCGGATTCATCGATCAATG GACGGTCTTTTGCCATTGTCCCGCGTGATATGGCACCCAAAGGTTACTTTGACATTGGAAAGGATGATTATAGCGAAGGCGAGACCTTGGATGAGCTCCAAGATGTCTTGCTGCGCACGTCTCACAGGCTGCAAGTTAAGGCAGAGGACCAGTGA